One window of Mediterraneibacter gnavus ATCC 29149 genomic DNA carries:
- a CDS encoding phage replisome organizer N-terminal domain-containing protein: protein MAEVKWIKITTDMFDNRKIKHLRKLPDGNNIVLIWVMLLTMAGRCNSNGMVFLTQNIPYTPKMLADELDFEENTVKLALQSLEQLEMIVMDNGFFSIPGWEEHQNAEALEKIREQNRIRKQKQREKQKIECVTEMSRDTSVTNLGSHATDKDKEEDKDIDKERDIRGNRVDYQQIADMYNATCVSFPRLTRLSEKRKRAIKARLRKYSIDDIQRVFEIAEESDFLKGENNRNWSATFDWMMNDTNMAKILDGNYKNKNIKPTKPPVGECGTGE from the coding sequence ATGGCAGAGGTTAAGTGGATCAAGATCACAACAGATATGTTTGATAATCGCAAAATCAAGCATCTGCGGAAATTACCGGACGGGAACAATATCGTCCTGATCTGGGTAATGCTACTCACGATGGCTGGTCGGTGTAATAGTAATGGAATGGTATTTTTAACGCAAAACATCCCGTACACGCCTAAAATGCTGGCAGATGAGCTGGACTTTGAAGAGAATACCGTGAAATTAGCCTTACAATCACTGGAGCAGCTTGAAATGATCGTGATGGACAATGGATTTTTCTCGATCCCCGGATGGGAGGAACACCAGAACGCAGAAGCGCTTGAAAAAATAAGGGAGCAGAACCGGATTAGGAAGCAAAAACAGAGGGAAAAACAAAAAATTGAGTGTGTCACGGAAATGTCACGTGACACAAGTGTGACAAATTTGGGAAGTCACGCTACAGATAAAGATAAAGAAGAAGATAAAGATATAGATAAAGAAAGAGATATAAGAGGTAATAGAGTGGATTATCAGCAAATAGCTGATATGTATAATGCCACTTGCGTGTCATTCCCTCGCTTAACACGATTGTCTGAAAAAAGAAAACGGGCAATTAAAGCAAGATTAAGAAAATATTCCATTGATGACATTCAAAGAGTATTTGAGATCGCAGAAGAAAGCGACTTTCTAAAAGGCGAAAATAACCGGAATTGGTCAGCAACCTTTGACTGGATGATGAATGACACGAATATGGCAAAGATTCTGGATGGGAATTATAAGAATAAAAATATAAAACCAACAAAACCGCCGGTAGGGGAATGTGGAACAGGAGAGTGA
- a CDS encoding RusA family crossover junction endodeoxyribonuclease, with protein sequence MVITIPGKPVGKARPRFRRAGFKVITYTPPENKKYEKEVARIYKQSIGVLYTDIPLRVRILAKFPIPESWSKKNKEKALKGEIKPNKKPDLDNIAKIILDGLNGVAYTDDKQVTSLEIEKVYSDEPCVVVYIAEDE encoded by the coding sequence ATGGTAATTACAATTCCGGGCAAACCGGTTGGAAAAGCAAGACCGAGATTCCGCAGAGCCGGATTTAAAGTCATTACATATACGCCACCAGAAAATAAAAAGTACGAAAAGGAAGTTGCAAGGATTTACAAGCAGAGTATAGGCGTGCTTTACACGGACATCCCTCTGAGAGTCCGAATTTTGGCGAAATTTCCGATTCCCGAGAGCTGGTCTAAGAAGAATAAGGAGAAAGCTTTAAAAGGCGAAATAAAGCCGAATAAAAAGCCGGACTTAGATAATATCGCAAAAATCATTTTAGATGGACTGAATGGAGTTGCATATACGGACGATAAGCAGGTGACAAGTCTGGAAATCGAAAAAGTGTATTCTGATGAGCCTTGCGTGGTGGTCTATATTGCGGAGGATGAGTAA
- a CDS encoding YopX family protein translates to MSREILFKAKRKDNGEWVEGYVVAYPSGKVEIHKISKELPDILLKCEIAPSTLCQYTGLTDKNDKKIWENDILRYSYDYDGSPFLKDGEEIKYRVGAVFWSEWRGSWAVCGRGNKKCTNNDVFKYNRNPNRTEVIGNIFDNPELLEVE, encoded by the coding sequence ATGAGCAGAGAAATCCTTTTTAAAGCAAAGAGAAAAGACAATGGAGAATGGGTGGAAGGGTATGTTGTTGCATATCCTTCTGGAAAAGTGGAAATACACAAAATTAGCAAAGAATTACCAGATATATTACTAAAATGCGAGATTGCTCCAAGTACTTTATGCCAGTACACCGGACTTACCGACAAAAACGATAAGAAGATCTGGGAGAATGATATTCTCAGATATAGTTATGACTATGATGGAAGTCCGTTTTTAAAAGATGGCGAAGAGATAAAATATCGTGTAGGTGCTGTGTTTTGGAGCGAATGGAGGGGATCATGGGCAGTATGTGGACGAGGAAATAAAAAATGCACCAATAACGATGTTTTTAAATATAATCGGAATCCAAATAGAACGGAAGTTATCGGAAATATCTTTGATAATCCAGAGCTGTTGGAGGTGGAGTGA
- a CDS encoding Lar family restriction alleviation protein, with the protein MKIKACPFCGCRDRRVRIRRMGGKGYRVVCGACGASGPYAAIKAWWDDKMIAQDAARQGWNNRQEE; encoded by the coding sequence ATGAAAATTAAAGCGTGTCCATTTTGCGGATGCCGTGACAGAAGAGTCAGAATCCGGAGAATGGGAGGCAAAGGATATAGGGTAGTGTGCGGTGCTTGCGGAGCATCTGGGCCTTATGCGGCAATTAAGGCGTGGTGGGATGACAAGATGATTGCACAGGATGCAGCAAGGCAAGGATGGAATAATAGGCAGGAGGAATAA